A window of Staphylococcus sp. 17KM0847 contains these coding sequences:
- a CDS encoding FtsX-like permease family protein, with protein MTFNHIIIKNLIQNLKYYAMYLFALMLSITMYFSFVTLKYTKGVDQGGEIVTHGASIGEKFLFIIILVFLMYANHLFIKRRTKSFALFQLIGLSRKDLLRMFILEQTIIFFITTMISIFIGVFGSRLLQLILINILSIPIHAEIVLHLEAVKVTLILIFFAFLLIIFQSYMFIRRRSIVQLMHDSKQSEVQDPHITKREAILGVLGLLMIGTGYYLSTIMFDNEILVTMIMANALFILFLTVLGAYFFFKSSVSLIFKTLKLKKNGNVSITDAIFTASIMYRMKRNAFSLTTIAIISAITISVLSFAALGYAGVQKNINFTTPYEYTYYNEQHAKKFESALQSQGIAYDKYMQRLTTVPVKGKDTQLNKKFTAVSIVRDTEIEGMNVEPGEVKFVNVFEVTNNFAGLEKGMMLSLGKGSHQATLKVTALDSDNYVANVFLQGTPLAVVDTHTYEKLEASKLEGKGHSDATQVGFELKDRKAYQHATTLNKKYNPQNPESRTEVEKEQLKFAGMFLFVSSFLGIAFLVAAGCIIYIKQMDETEDEIGNYQILRKIGYTHQDMCRGLALKVAFNFGLPLIVGLGHAYFAAHAFNVLLDTPSFTPVLIAMAVYSLVYALFAWIAYIHSKRTIKYSL; from the coding sequence ATGACATTTAATCATATTATTATTAAAAACCTTATACAAAACTTAAAATATTATGCAATGTATTTATTTGCACTTATGTTAAGCATTACAATGTACTTTAGCTTTGTTACATTAAAATATACAAAAGGTGTTGACCAAGGAGGAGAGATTGTTACACATGGCGCGAGTATTGGAGAGAAGTTTTTATTTATTATTATTTTAGTCTTTTTAATGTATGCTAACCATTTGTTCATTAAAAGACGTACGAAAAGCTTTGCATTATTTCAACTCATTGGATTATCACGTAAAGATTTACTGCGCATGTTTATTTTGGAACAAACGATTATTTTTTTCATTACCACAATGATTAGTATATTTATCGGTGTTTTTGGTTCACGTTTATTACAATTGATTTTAATAAATATATTATCTATTCCAATACATGCTGAAATTGTATTGCACCTAGAGGCAGTGAAGGTAACACTGATTTTAATATTTTTTGCTTTTTTGCTTATTATATTTCAAAGTTATATGTTTATTAGACGGCGTTCAATTGTTCAATTAATGCATGATTCTAAACAATCAGAAGTGCAGGATCCACATATTACCAAACGAGAAGCTATCTTAGGTGTGTTGGGTTTATTGATGATTGGTACAGGTTATTATCTCTCAACCATTATGTTTGATAATGAAATATTAGTCACTATGATTATGGCAAATGCACTATTTATACTGTTTTTAACAGTATTAGGCGCATACTTCTTTTTTAAAAGTTCTGTATCATTGATTTTTAAAACATTGAAACTCAAGAAAAATGGCAATGTATCGATTACAGATGCTATATTTACCGCTTCTATCATGTATCGCATGAAGCGAAATGCTTTTTCTTTAACAACAATTGCAATTATTTCTGCTATTACGATATCTGTTTTGTCTTTTGCAGCATTAGGGTATGCAGGTGTACAAAAAAATATTAACTTCACAACGCCATATGAGTATACCTATTATAACGAGCAACATGCCAAAAAATTTGAGTCGGCACTTCAATCACAAGGTATTGCTTACGATAAATATATGCAGCGCCTTACAACAGTACCGGTTAAAGGGAAAGATACACAGTTGAATAAGAAGTTTACTGCTGTATCCATCGTTCGTGATACAGAAATAGAGGGTATGAATGTGGAACCAGGAGAGGTGAAATTTGTAAATGTATTTGAAGTGACAAATAATTTTGCAGGTTTAGAGAAGGGGATGATGCTTTCTCTGGGCAAGGGCTCACATCAAGCAACACTCAAAGTCACAGCGCTTGATTCTGATAACTATGTTGCGAATGTTTTTTTACAAGGCACACCTTTAGCTGTCGTGGATACGCATACTTATGAAAAGTTAGAGGCATCAAAATTGGAAGGAAAAGGACATAGTGATGCAACACAAGTCGGTTTTGAGTTGAAAGATCGTAAAGCGTATCAACATGCAACAACATTAAATAAGAAATATAATCCTCAGAATCCAGAATCACGTACTGAAGTAGAAAAAGAACAGTTGAAGTTTGCAGGAATGTTTTTATTTGTAAGTAGCTTTTTAGGGATTGCTTTTCTTGTGGCAGCAGGATGTATTATTTACATTAAACAAATGGATGAAACAGAAGATGAAATAGGGAATTATCAAATTTTGCGTAAGATAGGTTATACGCATCAAGATATGTGTAGAGGTTTAGCATTGAAAGTGGCATTTAACTTTGGATTGCCACTCATTGTAGGTTTAGGACATGCTTATTTTGCAGCACATGCCTTTAATGTATTATTAGATACACCAAGTTTTACCCCTGTACTGATTGCTATGGCAGTATATTCATTAGTTTATGCACTGTTTGCATGGATTGCTTATATTCATTCGAAAAGAACAATTAAATATAGTTTATAG
- a CDS encoding ABC transporter ATP-binding protein — protein MSILNVKNVTKVYGNHKQSFEVLKDINFEVARGAFVSIMGPSGSGKTTLLNILSSIDYVTQGHIEINGQDITKMSNTKLSDFRKQEVGFIFQDYNVLHTLTVKENIMLPLSITQLSKEEKASRYEEVTAALGIQDLSHKYPSEISGGQQQRTAAARALISKPTIIFADEPTGALDSKSAQDLLKRLAAINRDMKTTIIMVTHDPVAASYSNRVIMLKDGQIHTELFQGDKTTSHFYQEIIQNQSVLGGVTYDI, from the coding sequence ATGTCTATCTTAAATGTTAAAAATGTAACAAAAGTTTATGGGAATCATAAGCAATCTTTTGAAGTCTTAAAAGATATTAATTTTGAAGTGGCACGTGGTGCGTTTGTATCTATTATGGGACCTTCGGGTTCTGGGAAAACAACACTATTGAATATATTAAGCTCTATCGATTATGTCACACAGGGTCACATTGAAATTAACGGCCAAGATATTACAAAGATGAGCAACACAAAACTTTCTGATTTTCGTAAACAGGAAGTAGGGTTTATTTTTCAAGATTATAATGTACTGCACACTTTAACGGTAAAAGAAAATATTATGTTGCCACTATCAATTACTCAATTAAGTAAAGAAGAGAAAGCGTCACGTTATGAAGAAGTGACAGCGGCATTAGGGATACAAGATTTAAGTCATAAATATCCGAGTGAAATATCCGGTGGACAACAACAACGTACGGCAGCAGCACGTGCATTGATTAGTAAGCCGACGATTATTTTTGCGGACGAACCGACAGGCGCACTTGATTCTAAAAGTGCACAAGATTTGCTAAAGCGATTAGCTGCGATTAATCGGGACATGAAGACGACAATTATTATGGTCACACACGACCCAGTGGCAGCAAGCTATTCAAACCGTGTGATTATGTTAAAAGACGGTCAAATTCATACTGAACTTTTTCAAGGTGATAAAACAACCTCACACTTTTATCAAGAGATTATTCAAAATCAAAGTGTTTTAGGTGGTGTGACTTATGACATTTAA
- a CDS encoding peptide-methionine (S)-S-oxide reductase: METIYLAGGCLWGVQAFVKTLPGVVETEAGRANGSSRTLEGEYDGYAECVKTVFDPAIVQVEDLMTYLFEIIDPYSVNKQGEDVGLKYRTGVYSEQEYHLEAARQFIANRSDVDRIAVEVKALENYVRSAEEHQDRLAKCPDDYCHISQEMLNKYQ; encoded by the coding sequence ATGGAAACGATATATTTAGCAGGTGGTTGTTTATGGGGTGTGCAAGCTTTTGTAAAGACATTACCCGGTGTAGTTGAGACAGAAGCGGGTAGGGCGAACGGAAGTAGCCGTACACTTGAAGGTGAATACGATGGCTATGCAGAATGTGTAAAGACTGTATTTGATCCTGCAATTGTACAAGTAGAAGATTTGATGACATACTTGTTTGAAATTATAGACCCATATAGTGTAAACAAACAAGGTGAAGACGTTGGGTTAAAATATCGAACAGGTGTCTATAGTGAGCAAGAGTACCATTTAGAAGCTGCACGTCAATTTATAGCAAATAGAAGTGATGTAGACCGAATTGCAGTTGAAGTTAAAGCATTGGAGAATTATGTACGAAGCGCTGAAGAACATCAAGACCGTTTAGCCAAATGTCCAGACGATTATTGCCATATTTCCCAAGAAATGCTGAATAAATATCAATAA
- a CDS encoding LysM peptidoglycan-binding domain-containing protein — protein sequence MKKFAFALTVTSGAAAVLAHQDAEASTQHTVQSGESLWTIAQQYGTTVDALKQANGLSNNMVFPNQTLSIHSSGHTQTYTTQATGGQGHTVTAGESLDVIAAQYGVSVQDLMNANGLNGYLIHPNQTLQIPGHTANYVPTANVSGSPSGDASGTTYTNGGYNSPTFSHSNLYTWGQCTWHAFNRRAETGQTISTYWWNADNWASRAAADGYSVNNTPQAGAILQTTEGAVGHVAYVERVNGDGSVLVSEMNYNTPPGVVGYRTIPSSLTSSFNYIH from the coding sequence TTGAAAAAATTCGCATTTGCACTTACAGTGACATCTGGCGCAGCAGCTGTGCTTGCACATCAAGATGCCGAAGCTTCAACACAACATACCGTACAATCAGGTGAGTCTTTATGGACAATTGCACAACAATATGGTACAACCGTCGATGCACTTAAACAAGCTAATGGTTTATCTAATAATATGGTCTTCCCTAACCAAACTTTATCGATTCATTCTAGTGGTCATACACAAACTTATACAACACAAGCCACAGGGGGACAAGGTCATACAGTAACAGCAGGTGAATCTTTAGATGTTATTGCCGCTCAATATGGTGTATCTGTACAAGATTTAATGAATGCCAATGGTTTGAATGGCTATCTTATTCACCCTAACCAAACATTACAAATCCCGGGTCACACGGCTAATTATGTGCCAACTGCTAACGTAAGTGGTTCACCATCTGGAGATGCATCCGGTACAACTTATACAAATGGAGGCTATAACTCACCAACATTTAGTCACTCTAATTTATATACATGGGGACAATGTACATGGCATGCTTTTAACCGTCGTGCAGAAACAGGTCAAACCATTAGTACTTACTGGTGGAATGCTGATAATTGGGCAAGCCGTGCTGCTGCAGATGGCTATTCTGTGAACAACACTCCCCAAGCAGGCGCTATTTTACAAACTACTGAAGGGGCTGTCGGACACGTTGCTTACGTTGAACGTGTCAACGGAGATGGTAGCGTCCTCGTTTCAGAAATGAATTATAACACACCACCGGGTGTTGTAGGTTATCGTACAATTCCAAGTTCACTTACAAGCTCATTCAATTATATTCATTAG
- a CDS encoding inorganic phosphate transporter — protein sequence MEFLMIITVAIIIFSLVFDFINGFHDTANAVATAVSTRALSPRHAILLAAVMNFIGALTFTGVASTITKEIVNPFTLENGLVVVLAAILAAIIWNLVTWYYGIPSSSSHALIGAIAGAAIASAGSLNVLHFQGFTKIVLVLILSPIIAFTVGFIIYSLVKRIFKNANLARTNRNFRLFQIFTASLQSFSHGTNDAQKSMGIITMALIVANVQTSVEPALWVKISCATAMGLGTAVGGWKIIKTVGGNIMKIRPANGASADLASALTIFVASSLHFPLSTTHVVSSSILGVGSANRIKGVHWNTAKRMIVTWVITLPISAVISGLIYMILNLFL from the coding sequence ATGGAGTTTTTGATGATTATAACAGTAGCTATTATTATTTTTTCGTTGGTTTTTGACTTTATTAATGGATTTCATGATACAGCGAATGCCGTAGCTACAGCCGTTTCTACACGTGCATTGTCACCAAGACATGCAATTCTTTTAGCAGCAGTGATGAACTTTATTGGTGCGCTCACATTTACAGGAGTGGCATCAACCATTACAAAAGAGATTGTTAATCCATTTACACTTGAAAATGGATTGGTTGTTGTATTAGCAGCAATTTTAGCGGCTATCATTTGGAACTTAGTCACATGGTATTATGGTATACCAAGCTCATCGTCTCATGCTTTAATTGGTGCGATTGCAGGTGCTGCTATTGCGTCAGCAGGGTCGTTAAATGTATTACATTTTCAAGGGTTTACAAAAATTGTGCTCGTATTAATTTTGTCGCCTATCATTGCATTTACAGTGGGTTTTATTATTTATTCATTAGTAAAACGTATTTTTAAAAACGCAAACCTTGCACGTACGAACCGTAATTTTCGTTTGTTTCAAATTTTCACAGCATCATTACAATCTTTTTCTCATGGTACTAATGATGCACAAAAATCTATGGGTATTATTACGATGGCTTTAATTGTTGCAAATGTTCAGACGAGTGTTGAACCTGCATTATGGGTTAAAATATCATGTGCAACAGCAATGGGGTTAGGTACAGCAGTTGGTGGTTGGAAAATTATTAAAACGGTGGGCGGTAATATTATGAAAATCCGTCCGGCTAATGGCGCTTCGGCAGATTTGGCATCAGCATTGACGATATTTGTTGCTTCATCATTACATTTTCCATTGTCAACAACACATGTCGTATCGTCATCAATTCTTGGTGTAGGATCAGCCAATCGTATCAAAGGTGTACATTGGAATACGGCTAAACGTATGATTGTCACATGGGTCATTACATTACCTATTTCGGCAGTGATTTCAGGATTGATCTATATGATTTTGAATCTTTTCTTATAA
- a CDS encoding YebC/PmpR family DNA-binding transcriptional regulator, with translation MGRKWNNIKEKKAQKDKNTSRIYAKFGKEIYVAAKSGEPDPESNQALKLVLERAKTYSVPNHIIDRAIDKAKGGGDENFDALRYEGFGPSGAMLIVDALTNNVNRTASDVRAAFGKNGGNMGVSGSVAYMFDHTATFAFEGFDVDTVLEQLMDKEIDVRDVIEEGDLTIVYAEPDQFASVQQALRDLGVQDFEVAELEMLPQTEVQLSSEDQETFEKLVDVLEDLEDVQHVFHNVAL, from the coding sequence ATGGGACGTAAATGGAACAACATTAAGGAGAAAAAAGCACAGAAAGATAAAAATACAAGTCGTATTTATGCTAAGTTTGGTAAAGAAATTTATGTGGCAGCTAAATCAGGTGAACCGGATCCAGAATCTAACCAAGCATTAAAACTTGTGTTAGAACGTGCTAAAACGTATTCTGTACCCAATCATATTATTGATAGAGCTATTGATAAAGCAAAAGGTGGCGGAGATGAGAACTTTGATGCCTTACGCTATGAAGGTTTTGGTCCAAGTGGTGCGATGTTGATTGTCGATGCACTTACGAACAATGTCAATCGTACGGCTTCTGATGTGCGTGCAGCATTTGGTAAAAATGGCGGCAATATGGGTGTTTCAGGGTCAGTAGCATATATGTTTGACCACACTGCAACATTTGCTTTTGAAGGTTTTGATGTTGATACAGTTTTAGAGCAACTCATGGATAAAGAAATTGATGTACGTGATGTAATTGAAGAGGGAGACTTAACAATTGTATATGCAGAGCCTGACCAATTTGCGTCTGTTCAACAAGCATTACGCGATTTAGGTGTACAAGACTTCGAAGTGGCAGAGTTGGAAATGTTACCGCAAACAGAAGTACAATTATCCTCTGAAGATCAAGAAACTTTTGAGAAGCTTGTCGACGTGTTGGAAGACCTTGAAGATGTTCAACATGTCTTTCACAATGTAGCATTGTAA
- a CDS encoding DUF47 domain-containing protein, whose amino-acid sequence MIKKKKDKFMERLEDMIFNLDRAAVEFGKMDFNTHLDLRTYADNIKTYESHGDDLMHQVITDLNQTFITPIEREDIMALCNAIDDVLDAMEETSAMFEMYSIEYTDEYMSEFVDNIQKAIGEMKLAIGLMTEKKLAHMRVHSINIKEYETNCDGILRQSIKHIFNSETDPITLIKIKDIYESLENIADRCQTVANNFETIIMKNS is encoded by the coding sequence ATGATTAAGAAGAAAAAGGATAAGTTCATGGAGCGCCTAGAGGATATGATTTTCAACTTAGACCGTGCTGCAGTTGAGTTCGGTAAGATGGATTTCAACACACACCTAGATTTGAGAACTTATGCTGATAACATTAAAACGTACGAGTCTCACGGTGATGATTTGATGCATCAAGTCATTACAGACTTGAACCAAACGTTCATTACACCGATAGAGCGTGAAGACATTATGGCGTTGTGTAATGCAATTGATGATGTGCTTGACGCTATGGAAGAGACTTCGGCTATGTTTGAAATGTATTCTATTGAGTACACGGATGAGTATATGTCAGAATTTGTCGATAACATTCAAAAAGCAATTGGTGAGATGAAGTTAGCGATTGGTTTAATGACGGAAAAGAAATTAGCGCATATGCGTGTGCATTCTATCAATATCAAAGAGTATGAAACAAATTGTGACGGCATTTTACGTCAATCGATTAAACATATTTTTAATAGTGAAACAGACCCAATAACATTAATTAAAATCAAAGATATTTATGAGAGTTTAGAAAATATTGCGGATCGTTGTCAAACAGTCGCAAATAATTTTGAAACAATCATAATGAAAAATAGCTAA
- a CDS encoding Bax inhibitor-1 family protein: MVKFSQHNRYAQVWLFFLYYWLVFSVSMYFGQFLPHAWHQPLSIGLAVLILMTMFIQRARFSGPIISHIYTIVAGLLSYATVMYAWTDLGAKDFWTVILLAIVGFLVFGILGFFVIQDASRMGRYLFVTLIALICMSIVGWFLHIPMLYTVISVIGLLLFLLYTLYDFNRMRRGAFSPREMGFNLFLNLFRIIRHALRLAQVAKR, from the coding sequence ATGGTTAAGTTTTCCCAGCATAATCGTTATGCACAAGTTTGGTTGTTCTTTTTATATTATTGGTTGGTTTTCAGTGTTTCGATGTATTTCGGTCAATTTTTGCCCCATGCATGGCATCAACCGTTATCCATAGGTTTGGCAGTGCTTATTTTAATGACGATGTTTATACAAAGAGCGCGCTTTAGTGGCCCTATTATCTCACATATCTACACAATTGTGGCGGGCTTGTTATCTTATGCAACAGTGATGTATGCATGGACAGATTTGGGTGCTAAAGATTTTTGGACAGTTATTCTATTAGCAATCGTTGGATTTTTAGTTTTTGGTATTCTTGGCTTTTTTGTGATTCAAGATGCATCTCGCATGGGCAGATACTTATTTGTTACATTAATCGCACTAATCTGTATGAGTATCGTTGGTTGGTTTTTACATATTCCTATGTTATACACAGTGATTTCTGTTATTGGATTATTACTTTTTCTTTTATATACATTATATGATTTTAATAGAATGAGACGAGGTGCTTTTTCACCAAGAGAAATGGGTTTTAATTTATTTCTAAATCTATTTCGTATTATTCGCCACGCACTTCGACTTGCACAAGTAGCTAAAAGATAA
- a CDS encoding cupin domain-containing protein produces the protein MNAKQWIKHLQLEPHPEGGYYRQTILSADKVKDRPNYSSIYFLLEDTNISHFHQIDADEIWYYHAGATLTIHMIHADGTYEAVRLGAQVDRGDVLQYVVPKHTIFASSIEEQDAFAIVGCMVQPAFRFEYFKLFTQDELLERYPQHEAIITRYAKRALY, from the coding sequence ATGAATGCAAAGCAATGGATAAAACATTTGCAGTTAGAACCTCATCCAGAAGGTGGATATTATCGTCAAACCATTTTAAGTGCTGATAAGGTGAAAGATCGACCAAACTATTCGAGCATTTACTTTTTATTAGAAGATACGAATATTTCTCACTTTCATCAAATTGATGCTGATGAAATATGGTATTATCATGCAGGTGCAACATTAACGATTCATATGATTCACGCTGACGGTACATACGAAGCAGTACGTTTAGGCGCGCAAGTTGACCGAGGAGATGTTTTACAATATGTTGTCCCTAAACATACAATATTCGCGTCTTCTATTGAGGAACAAGATGCTTTTGCTATCGTAGGCTGTATGGTACAACCTGCATTTCGCTTCGAATATTTCAAACTTTTTACGCAAGATGAATTATTAGAACGTTATCCACAGCATGAAGCAATTATTACACGATACGCTAAAAGAGCGCTATATTAA